From Haemorhous mexicanus isolate bHaeMex1 chromosome 13, bHaeMex1.pri, whole genome shotgun sequence, a single genomic window includes:
- the STARD5 gene encoding stAR-related lipid transfer protein 5 yields MDCAGRAEAAAEQLRLYRRDPDGWRGCRSTGEVAVSWRPSAEFAGNLYKGEGILPASPQNVWECIKPVAGGLRTKWDQNVKDFEVIEAISDTVSICRTTTPSACMRIISPREFVDVVVMKQYEDGTMLSAATNVEHPLCPPQPNFVRGFNYPCGCFCIPVPGEPDRTELLTFFQTDLGGYLPQTVVDSFFPSSISGFYSNLTKAVKALKA; encoded by the exons aTGGACTGCGCGGGGCGCGCTGAGGCGGCGGCCGAGCAGCTGCGGCTCTACCGACGGGACCCCGACGGCTGGCGGGGCTGCCGCAGCACG GGTGAGGTGGCGGTGTCCTGGAGACCCTCGGCGGAGTTCGCTGGCAATCT GTACAAGGGAGAGGGCATCCTTCCCGCCAGCCCGCAGAATGTCTGGGAGTGCATAAAGCCGGTGGCCGGCGGGCTCAGGACCAAGTGGGACCAAAACGTGAAGGACTTCGAGGTCATCGAAGCTATCAGTGAT ACTGTCTCTATATGCAGAACCACAACCCCTTCAGCTTGCATGAGGATTATTTCACCAAGGGAATTTGTGGATGTAGTAGTGATGAAGCAATACGAAGATGGGACGATGCTGTCTGCTG ccACCAATGTGGAACACCCGCTGTGTCCTCCTCAACCAAATTTTGTGAGAGGTTTTAATTATCCTTGTGGCTGTTTCTGCATACCTGTTCCAGG GGAGCCAGACAGGACTGAGCTCCTCACTTTCTTTCAGACGGATCTTGGTGGCTATCTTCCCCAGACAGTGGTGGATTCCTTTTTTCCATCTAGCATATCTGGATTTTACAGCAACCTGACCAAAGCTGTTAAGGCATTAAAAGCATGA